The genomic interval GGAAGATCATCCTCCTTTGACATAATTACAACAAAAGATAAAGATATTAAAAAGGTTACTAAACGTAAAAGTTAACATTTTAGTTCTAACAAGTAATATTAAATTATGAATCCTGAGAAGAAAATAGAATCACTAAATCTTGTAATACCAAAAGGAATATCAAAAGCACTAGGCTCATATGTTCCAATAGTAAGAGTAGATAATCTTGTTTTCATTTCTGGTCAGATACCACTTGATATCGATTCTCCAAATAATGATCTAAAATATAGAGGTAAAGTGGGAAAACAAATTTCTATAGAAGATGCACAATCAGCTTGCAAAATCTGCTGTCTAAACGCGATTTCAATTCTGAAAAATTTGGTTGGGGATTTAGATAAAGTAAAAAGAATTATCAAAATAACTGGTTATGTAAATTGTGATGACTCTTTTACGGAGCATCCAAAGGTAATAAATGGCGCATCTGATTTTCTTATTGAAATCTTTGGAGAAATTGGGAGACATTCTAGAGTGGCAGTTGGGGTAAACAGTTTGCCTATAAACGCCCCAGTGGAAATCGATTTTATAGTTCAACTGTATGAATAAAAAATTTCCTTCTCTAGAAAAGAAAATGGGGCTAATGACCAAATAATTTAAAGTCTGTTATCCCGAGACCCTTTTCTAAAGTACTTCCAAGGGGTACTATCTTTAAGAACTTTGCTTCAACAGATGATGGATAAACGTAAATTTCTGGCAATTCTCCGCTGAATCCTGTATTAGAAAATACTATTGGATCAGAATACAAATTACCGTCACTGGAACTTTGTACTGCAAAGAAGTTTATGTCATTTTGTGCATTTTTAAGTCCTAATTGTATACCACAAATGTTCTTAACATCTGCCAATTGTACATTTAATTCGTCTATTATTCCAAATGAAAGTTCCTTAATTAATGGCTGATTTATCATCTTGTTCAAAACGCTTGTAGCTGGATTGCCCATTGCTGTTAACTTATCTAACGCCAATTCATTTCCACACTGGTTAGACTGTGGAGTTAAGCTCAATAGATTTAGGTTGTTATCTACTACATTAACCAATTTTGAATATGATACATATTCTCCATCTGGGTATATTGCATGAACATCTAAATTATAAAGGCCTGGAGATGGTGTATTTGCAGTAAATTCTCCGGTGGCTGACTTCTCTAATGCCCATAATGTGCTATAATCTGTTTCATAATCTATTAGAAATGCGTCTACTTGTGATGGCTCTTCTTCAAAGTCAAAAGATACTTTATCTCCTCTATTTATGGCATAGATCAATGAATTGAACTCAAACTCGTGTTCATCTTCTGGTACTTGAATTTTGGTCATCAATTTGTCCTTTACTGTCAATGACGGTTTCAAGTCCGAAATACCTCCATTGTAAAGCAAGCTTGCTTTGGGTAGTTCTGAGGGTTGAGCAAGTACAGTAACTGGACTTACAGATATTAATGCGGAACTAATCATGAAGACTATAAATGCGCTTGTAATTACAACATTCTTTACTTTAGGATATTGAAACAATTTTAATTTATATTACGGTTGTTGATATTTATGAAATATGTTGTAATTTGTAATAAAATTTTATATAATTTTATCTAATAAGCTCTTATTATATCATATTCTATAGTAAAAAATTGGTAGAATAATGTAGATACTAATTATTAATTATCAAACTCGCATAACTAAATGTATTATATTTTTTTGATAATAAAAGTAAGCGTCTCATAAATATTAAATTCTCCTAAATTCTTGGAATGAGTATAATTAATGCACTCTTAGTTATCGAAATTGATTTGAGTTATCCAAAAGATTTCAATTTATTGGAGGCAAGTGTTTAAATGAAAAAGTATAACAACTTTTTAAGTATTTTTCTAGCATTAACTTTGATTCTTTCATCTCCGGGTTTGGCCGATTTCGTTACTCAAGCATACGCCAGTGTGAATTTAAATGACATTATTGGCGGGTACTTGGATGGTGGGCTTTCTCCTGGAAACAGTGGAAACTGGCCTTGGCCTTGGCCCAATCCAAATCCTGAACCAACTCCTCAGCCCCAACCTCAACCAACTCCTCAGCCCCAACCTCAACTACCAGCAGACTGTACTGAAGCTAAAGTTACTCGTATAGGTGCAAGTGGATATGACGGTACCACCGTGCCACAAAACGTTCTTGATAAAAACTTCAACACAAGGTGGTCAGAATATGGTAAAGGTTCGTATATCCAAATCGAACTTGAGAAAAACGATATACTTTGTGCAGTAGATATCGCATGGCATAGAGGTGATATGAGGACAAATGACTTTACCATTTCAACCTCACAAGATGGGTCAAGCTTTACAACTTTGTTCTCTGGAAAGAGCAGAGGCGATAGCAATTCATATGAGTCATATGTAAACGCAGACCCTGCTTTAAAAGCAAAGTTTATCCGAGTTACTGTAAATGGAAACACAGAGAATGATTGGGCTTCTATATCTGAAATCCGTGCATTTTCCAAACCTTCATCGTCCGATCCAACCCCTACTCCTACACCAACCCCTACTCCTACACCAACCCCTACTCCTACACCAACCCCTACTCCTACACCAACCCCCAACCCTGACCCCATACCAGCAGACTGTACTGAAGCTAAAGTTACTCGTATAGGTGCAAGTGGATATGACGGTACCACCGTGCCACAAAACGTTCTTGATAAAAACTTCAACACAAGGTGGTCAGAATATGGTAAAGGTTCGTATATCCAAATCGAACTTGAGAAAAACGATATACTTTGTGCAGTAGATATCGCATGGCATAGAGGTGATATGAGGACAAATGACTTTACCATTTCAACCTCCCAAGATGGGTCAAGCTTTACTACTCTTTTGACTGATCGAAGCTCCCAACAAACCAATTCTTATGAGTCATATGTTATCAAGGATTCTACTTTAAAAGCAAAGTTTATCCGAGTTACTGTAAATGGAAACACAGAGAATGATTGGGCTTCTATATCTGAAATCCGTGCATTTTCCAAACCTTCATCGTCCGATCCAACCCCTACTCCTACACCAACCCCTACTCCTACACCAACCCCTACTCCTACACCAACCCCTACTCCAGATCCTAATAGTGGAGTAGATGTTTTCGGAATAAAGAAAATTTACAAGGATAAGCCAAACGGGGAAAAATGGTTCATGAACATGAATAACCCGAACTCAGATAGCCGATTTGATCCTAAATTAACACTAAAGAAAAACAGCGATGGATCGTGGAAGGTAACATCTGACAAAGTTAGAATGAATGTGTTTACTAGTACAGGATATCATCAAGATGATATTGGTACCTATGATCAAGATCAATTATCTAGCAAGGGATATATGCAAGCAGTAAATGACTGGAGGAATCTGGAAATAACGGGAATTGTAAAAATAAATTCAGCATCTGATTCGGACTTTGATTTGACCTGGTATGCACATGGTGGAAAACACAACTCTGATGTTCCATGTGAAGGAACTGCATATAAGGGTGGATTATTCAAAGACGGTCGCTCTCGATATGCAAAAGAACAATGGCATTCAGGAGGTTACTCTTTCACACCTGCACAAAAGAATATTGGATCAATTGAAGATAAATGGGTCGGATACAAAGCAATTATGTACAACACTGTGGTAAATGGAGAACCGGTAGTAAAGCTCGAAAACTGGGTTGACGAAAATAATGATGGAAACTGGAAAAAGATCTTTGGTTATACCGACAGTGGTGGATTCGGTGATGAGGGTGATAGATGTGGAGGAAGTGCAGATGAATTGATTTCATGGGGAGGTCCAATCGTAACATTCCGCTGGGACGGAAGCTCTGATGTTGATATAAAAGATCTCAGTGTTAGGGAAATATCACCCTAATCAACCCTCTTCTCATCTATCTACTACTCTTCTATATTATTTTTCTATACAATTCTTCCTCATAGATTAATTAACAGAAAAAATATTAGAAAATTGTGTCTTTCATACGTTATAGGCTTGTTAGATTAAGAAGATTTACGTATAACAAGATCTTTATAGTTACAAAGTTTTTACTATTTTTGTACATTAGGGTAAAGATGTTCTTTGGATTGTACTAAAAAATTCATAAGGAATCTTAACATTCAATAAATAGTATCCATTCTAATTATTCATGGACTACCAAAAAATAATCGATACTATTTTTGAACTAAATAATGATATCCGGTATGCCGGATTGATTGATGAAACCGGCGCCTTAATAGTTGGTGGAATGCGCCATGGAATTGATTCTATTGTTGATCAGCCAAGCGAAGAATTGTATCTCACACACACTGCCCTTCGAAAATCCATGAGAGAGAGATTTGATGATACGATGGGTAGAGCCCGCTTTGTATACGTAGAACGTGAAAAACTGTCTCTGTTAACATTTTACTTGGATAAAAAAATGTTATTGATTACCTT from Candidatus Nitrosocosmicus hydrocola carries:
- a CDS encoding RidA family protein — its product is MNPEKKIESLNLVIPKGISKALGSYVPIVRVDNLVFISGQIPLDIDSPNNDLKYRGKVGKQISIEDAQSACKICCLNAISILKNLVGDLDKVKRIIKITGYVNCDDSFTEHPKVINGASDFLIEIFGEIGRHSRVAVGVNSLPINAPVEIDFIVQLYE
- a CDS encoding discoidin domain-containing protein — encoded protein: MFQYPKVKNVVITSAFIVFMISSALISVSPVTVLAQPSELPKASLLYNGGISDLKPSLTVKDKLMTKIQVPEDEHEFEFNSLIYAINRGDKVSFDFEEEPSQVDAFLIDYETDYSTLWALEKSATGEFTANTPSPGLYNLDVHAIYPDGEYVSYSKLVNVVDNNLNLLSLTPQSNQCGNELALDKLTAMGNPATSVLNKMINQPLIKELSFGIIDELNVQLADVKNICGIQLGLKNAQNDINFFAVQSSSDGNLYSDPIVFSNTGFSGELPEIYVYPSSVEAKFLKIVPLGSTLEKGLGITDFKLFGH
- a CDS encoding discoidin domain-containing protein; its protein translation is MKKYNNFLSIFLALTLILSSPGLADFVTQAYASVNLNDIIGGYLDGGLSPGNSGNWPWPWPNPNPEPTPQPQPQPTPQPQPQLPADCTEAKVTRIGASGYDGTTVPQNVLDKNFNTRWSEYGKGSYIQIELEKNDILCAVDIAWHRGDMRTNDFTISTSQDGSSFTTLFSGKSRGDSNSYESYVNADPALKAKFIRVTVNGNTENDWASISEIRAFSKPSSSDPTPTPTPTPTPTPTPTPTPTPTPTPTPNPDPIPADCTEAKVTRIGASGYDGTTVPQNVLDKNFNTRWSEYGKGSYIQIELEKNDILCAVDIAWHRGDMRTNDFTISTSQDGSSFTTLLTDRSSQQTNSYESYVIKDSTLKAKFIRVTVNGNTENDWASISEIRAFSKPSSSDPTPTPTPTPTPTPTPTPTPTPTPDPNSGVDVFGIKKIYKDKPNGEKWFMNMNNPNSDSRFDPKLTLKKNSDGSWKVTSDKVRMNVFTSTGYHQDDIGTYDQDQLSSKGYMQAVNDWRNLEITGIVKINSASDSDFDLTWYAHGGKHNSDVPCEGTAYKGGLFKDGRSRYAKEQWHSGGYSFTPAQKNIGSIEDKWVGYKAIMYNTVVNGEPVVKLENWVDENNDGNWKKIFGYTDSGGFGDEGDRCGGSADELISWGGPIVTFRWDGSSDVDIKDLSVREISP
- a CDS encoding DUF6659 family protein, which codes for MDYQKIIDTIFELNNDIRYAGLIDETGALIVGGMRHGIDSIVDQPSEELYLTHTALRKSMRERFDDTMGRARFVYVEREKLSLLTFYLDKKMLLITLEPNLESQNVIDLAEDILDIVSGNKS